A genomic window from Oceanobacillus timonensis includes:
- a CDS encoding 2-hydroxyacid dehydrogenase — MKPKVYITRKLPESIINKIEEVCQVRMWKEENEPVPREVLLHEIEQADGLFCLLTEVIDREVLNAANKLKVIANMAVGYNNIDTEEAAKKDIIVTNTPDVLTETTADLTFALLMSTARRIVESSTYLKEGNWKTWSPMQLSGQDINGAKLGIIGMGRIGKALIERAKGFNMDVSYYNRSRKLDVEEAFNVTFLDKDSLLKESDFICILVPYSPEVHHFIGERELRLMKNSAILINTARGGIVDENALFHALKNEEIWGAGLDVFKEEPVSLENPLLSLPNVTALPHIGSSSEATRLEMADLTAENLIQVLVGKKAITPVNG, encoded by the coding sequence AGTATGTCAGGTAAGAATGTGGAAAGAGGAGAATGAACCTGTTCCTCGAGAAGTACTATTACATGAAATAGAACAAGCAGACGGCCTCTTTTGTTTGTTAACAGAAGTAATAGATCGAGAGGTATTGAATGCTGCAAATAAATTAAAAGTCATTGCAAATATGGCTGTAGGTTATAATAATATTGATACAGAAGAAGCTGCTAAAAAAGACATTATTGTTACAAATACACCAGATGTATTAACAGAAACAACTGCTGATTTAACTTTTGCGTTATTAATGTCAACTGCAAGAAGAATTGTTGAATCGAGTACCTACTTAAAAGAAGGAAATTGGAAAACTTGGTCACCAATGCAGTTATCCGGGCAGGATATAAATGGGGCAAAGTTAGGAATTATTGGAATGGGTCGTATTGGAAAAGCCTTGATAGAGCGAGCAAAAGGATTTAATATGGATGTATCTTATTATAATCGTTCACGTAAACTAGATGTAGAAGAAGCATTTAATGTTACTTTTTTAGACAAAGACTCACTTTTAAAAGAATCGGATTTTATATGCATTCTTGTCCCTTATAGTCCAGAGGTACATCACTTTATCGGAGAAAGGGAATTGAGGTTAATGAAAAATTCTGCTATTTTAATTAATACGGCCAGAGGTGGTATAGTAGATGAAAATGCGTTATTTCATGCATTGAAAAATGAAGAAATCTGGGGAGCTGGACTTGATGTATTTAAGGAGGAGCCTGTTTCATTAGAGAATCCGTTGCTTTCTCTTCCTAATGTTACTGCTTTACCGCATATTGGCAGTTCCAGTGAAGCTACCAGATTAGAAATGGCAGATTTAACAGCAGAAAATCTTATCCAAGTTTTAGTAGGAAAAAAAGCAATTACACCAGTGAACGGTTAA
- a CDS encoding ribose-phosphate diphosphokinase: MKCGPKLKLFSLNSHYSLAKEISDILNVPLGERSVKRFSDGEIQINIEESVRGCEVYVIQSTSEPANEHLMELLIMIDTLKRASAKSINVIVPYYGYARQDRKARAREPITAKLVADLIERAGATRLITLDLHARQIQGFFDIPVDQLMGVPVLAEYFKKKLPTEEIVVVAPDNGGVGRARKMATLLDTPIALIDKRRPEPNVAQVMNIIGDVSGKKVIIIDDLIDTAGTLTSAAEALVDRGAEEIYACCTHPVLSGQAIERIESSVIKELVITNSIYLPEEKKINKITSLTIAPLLADTVLRVHNNASVSVLFD; the protein is encoded by the coding sequence ATGAAATGTGGTCCGAAGTTAAAGTTATTTTCATTGAATTCACATTATTCTTTAGCAAAAGAGATATCCGATATTTTAAATGTCCCTTTAGGAGAAAGATCTGTAAAGCGCTTTAGTGATGGTGAAATTCAAATTAATATTGAAGAAAGCGTTAGAGGCTGTGAAGTATATGTTATCCAATCTACCTCTGAACCGGCAAACGAGCATTTAATGGAATTATTAATTATGATTGATACCTTGAAAAGGGCATCGGCTAAATCAATTAATGTCATCGTGCCATACTACGGTTATGCGCGCCAGGATCGGAAGGCGCGTGCCCGAGAGCCGATTACTGCGAAATTAGTTGCCGATTTGATTGAAAGAGCTGGAGCTACCAGATTAATTACATTAGATCTACATGCACGACAGATACAAGGTTTCTTTGATATACCAGTGGATCAGCTTATGGGAGTACCAGTATTAGCGGAGTATTTTAAAAAGAAATTGCCAACAGAAGAGATTGTTGTTGTTGCACCAGATAACGGTGGAGTGGGGCGTGCCAGAAAGATGGCAACCTTATTGGACACGCCTATCGCTCTCATAGATAAGCGGCGGCCTGAACCTAATGTCGCACAAGTTATGAATATCATTGGTGATGTTTCAGGGAAAAAGGTCATCATTATCGACGATTTAATTGATACAGCGGGAACATTGACCTCAGCTGCTGAAGCTTTGGTTGATAGAGGAGCGGAAGAAATTTATGCCTGTTGTACCCATCCTGTTTTATCAGGACAGGCGATAGAAAGAATTGAATCCTCCGTCATTAAGGAATTAGTAATCACCAATTCCATTTATTTACCTGAGGAAAAAAAGATAAATAAAATTACTTCTCTGACCATCGCACCGTTATTAGCGGACACTGTTTTAAGAGTGCATAATAATGCTTCTGTTAGTGTGTTGTTTGATTAA
- a CDS encoding FadR/GntR family transcriptional regulator: MRGNFNTVYEKLKDEIVNEELKEGAKLLSLSRLSDKYDVGVSTVREVLRALQSQSFVKIEQGRGTFVTYDSKKNNDSISKSEIRDLMNLTSFRTMMEPSFAGIAAVQAFQYEIDLIVESANKMKELAENEEDTKKEDLNFHLLIAKATHNSYAINFYVDFQEQLSKGRKHTNVPGMIEKAAHYHMMIAEAIRTRNSSQAKMYMQAHMESNEELAINLLF, from the coding sequence TTGAGAGGGAACTTTAATACTGTATATGAAAAATTAAAAGATGAAATAGTAAATGAAGAATTAAAAGAAGGTGCAAAGTTACTTTCTTTATCAAGGTTATCTGATAAGTATGATGTTGGTGTATCAACTGTAAGGGAAGTTTTAAGAGCATTGCAAAGTCAGTCTTTTGTTAAAATTGAGCAAGGTAGAGGCACATTTGTAACGTATGATTCTAAAAAAAATAATGATTCTATATCAAAATCAGAAATTAGAGATTTAATGAACTTGACCAGTTTTAGAACAATGATGGAGCCCTCGTTTGCTGGAATTGCTGCGGTACAAGCGTTTCAATATGAAATTGATTTAATCGTCGAGTCTGCAAACAAAATGAAAGAACTGGCCGAAAATGAAGAAGATACAAAAAAAGAAGATTTAAACTTTCATTTATTAATAGCTAAAGCTACTCATAACTCTTATGCTATAAATTTTTATGTAGACTTTCAAGAACAGTTATCAAAAGGAAGAAAGCATACTAATGTTCCGGGTATGATTGAAAAGGCAGCACATTATCATATGATGATCGCTGAAGCTATCAGAACCAGAAATAGTAGTCAGGCTAAAATGTATATGCAGGCACATATGGAGTCGAACGAAGAACTAGCTATAAATTTGTTATTTTGA